The genomic DNA AAGCATTCAGGTTTTcagaaaaatagaaaaggggggggggctagaaCAGTCGAGAGAGGAAAtggacagaataaaacaaaagggTAACAAAAGGgcagtgtgacagagaatagagagaaaaagagatgtggaaaaagaaagaaagaaagaaggagagagaagagagggggggggggggcagaagcATTCCCTCTTTGGAAGTCTGGGAGACTGGATTCAGGCTGAGCCTTCGGGGGGCAGTGGGTGGGTGAGTATCTTAGCCAGGGAGGGTGTTCCATAGGTCACAGGGGTCGCATAACTAGACCGCCACCCCTACCCCGTTTCCCGAAAAAGCCGGGGGGTTCGTTTTCAACCCTCAAATCTCCCGAGTTCCTAATGATTTCTGCTCCTCACTTTCAATAGAGTGCGAATCAGCAGGGAAGTTTTAATGATTAGCTTTGTAATGGAAAAATGCCTCATTTTCCCCATGTGTGGTGCAGTTCTGGAATTCCTGGAGCTTTTTCCGTTTTATGAGTGACGCTAAACAAGTCATACAAACAGCACATGTAGaacggcccccccccccccccccctcgctgttgttcctctgtctttgttaaTGGTAATGAAATGCAAATGGAGCTCCTGGCTATCAATGACAGGAGGTGATGAGTGGCTGACAGCTGTGTGTagatgtatgtatatttatgcttgtgtgtttatttgtgtgtgtgtggtgtgtgtgtatggggaagtcagttgtgttttacagtcttggtgggggggggggggtgtctgaaaGGGGGGCTGAAAACTGTGTAGCATTTCACTGTAGTTTTTAGCATGAAGACACGTCTAAAGCCCTTACTGAAGGTTACTacagtttcattaaaaacaaacaaaaaaaaaaaaaccctgatagaCAAAACAAGGAAGAAGTTAATTTCTGAGTGCTAAGCTGTGCCAAGTACAACTCTGAAAGTTGCCTTGGACCAAATAATTGTGTATTTATGactaatatttttcttttgcaagGGAAAAGTCGCATCCTCTCCAAGTGAAATTTCAAACGTGAAAGGCTGATCCAATTTGAttgaggaaaggaaagggggggggggggggggcgtgtagAGAAGGATAGGAGAGAGAAGTCTTTCCAATGGAACATGTTTTATGTGGCGAGATTTTTCTCGTTGCAACATCTGGCACCAATAACATCTGGCAGGCCTCTCCTGTACTGTTCTTTCTTGAACTTCTGCCATGTTTTGAATGAACTAACTCCACACATTCAGACCCACTCAAGGAATCAGtttgaaatctgtgtgtgtgtgtgtgtgtgtgttttttttttcttccagagtTACGGCAAAAATTCGATCCATGCGTTGTGGACAGAAGAATCCGTATCTTATTTTTGGTGTTTCTGATAAATCTTCGTGAGGGATCCATGAAAGATCCAAGCCGACGTATTCTCACAGAGCAGGAACGTCTGGCTTTAGCATTTAAGATGAATCCTGGAGTGGTAAGAATTGGAGTTACCTTCCTATGCTCGGactgataataataaaagaagcTTCTCACTGGGAACTGATCCCAGATCTGTAtaagatacatacacacactaatccCTAATGATGTCACAGACCACAAGACAGCGGACCATCACTACTGGCCTCCCTCTAGGACATCAGTTTTTAGGCATCTGCTTGAATGGGACCCGTTCCCATGTTTGGAGTCCTtcagatttctgtgtctgtctgggttcccccccccccccctttttttttttaaagtgctcACGAGAACCATATTCAACTCTCATGCTGAAAGTACAGGACTATAATTACAaatggccagaaaaaaaaaaggtacccTTGATACTGCCTGATGTAATCCCAGCGAATGGCGCAACTCTATGTGCATAAAAGAAAAGGCTTAGGCTTCAAAGGCATGCTTATTAAGAGTGCCTTAACATGGAAATCAAGAGCAGATGTGACCAAGGCTCTCTGTTTCAATTCTCCCCTGTTTTCCTTTTGGTACAGTGCGCCTAGTGTCTGCCTCTCCCAACGGAGTCTTTTTCCTTATTTCAACCTTCCTACCATCCTACCtacctaccacacacacacatacacacacacacacacacacgcactttctGAAAAGCTAGAACGCGAGTGAGATCCGTCAGTTTCCTCTGAATTCAGACAGTTTCGAATTCTGTCATTACAGAGGACTTGGCTCAACCCAACCTGTCCACTTTTCTAGACAAAAGGTATCCAGGGCGCAGCGTAGTGAAGAAAATCTAACCATGACTTCATGCAATGGCACCTGAAGCCCAAAGCAAAGGGAATCTTTGAATCGAGGAGTGGAGGCCTACCTGTAGTTGCCTTTCTTGCGGAGTTGTTCTTTGAAATGGCCCAGGGTTAGGCTGTGTGCCTTCATCAGCCGTCGGTAGGGGATCTCTTCTCCGCAGAAGAAGTACGTGACGACCAGATCCGAGCCCGAGGATCCGCCGCAGTGAGGGCCATTCTGTTTCTTTACCTCTTTCCatctacgcacacacacatacacaaaaaaaaagcacacacccATCAGGACGCTGCTTCTCATCCCTCCAGACTTCATCTACTTCATCTACTTGTGGTGACGTGGGGGAATGGACTACAGAGTGTTTTttgtaaacaatttttttttttgttttgccatttCTATGCCgggacagagaaacacaatcAAAGCATTCTGGGATGGCGTGGCTTTActgacagatgtgtgtctgAAGGTTTCAGGCTTGACGCAGCCTGAACTTCTTATTTTTGCGGAGTCTGTTTTTCAGCAGATCCTCCCCTCTACAGTACTGATGTAGGTCGGCCCGTGAGCTGCCACTGCATCGATGTGCTGAGAGGGTGGACTGGACCAACATGTGTCatggggggggtgagggagggggtggaggtggcCAAAGGGCAAGTCCCCAAAAGAGACGCAGTGCTTTTCATTCACTTCCAGGGCTTTGTTAGCGCTGTTTCAGATGGCGGCTGCCTGGCCCAAGACAGCTGGCTGGCTGAAGGTCAGCCAATTAAAACTAAAAAGGGCCAGCCTGTCAGGTGGCTATGGGCAGGCTTCAAACACAACCCCGCTGACTACCAAGAcggagacaaacaaacaaaacaaaacaaaaaaaaagaaatcctgcTGAAATTGTTAATTAGTATGTTTGAGCGTGTGACACGTTTGTCGGATTgggggagaaaacaaaaaaaaaaaaaggaggaacaTAACAAGGTTGAGGCGTGAGGCCCAAAGGCACCTGTGTTTCtcagacaaaggagagagagacagagagagagagagagagagagagagagagtggaagaacAAGATAAAACAAAGGAGGGATACATACTCGTCGGTTTGAAGCCCTGGACTGGAGAGAGGTGTACTTCCATTTGTGAAAGGTAATGGGTGACCTCTGTCTCTTTGGAGGCTGGATGTGGAATGCCTGTGGAGTTTGGGGAAAGAATCGAGTTAGGAGAGGAAACCATGTGCGGGAAAACAGCATTAATCCATAAGATCATTTCTATGTTTAATAAGAACTAGATGGAAAATCAATATCTGCTAGAATTTAGGCTAAAAATCAAAagtctgttttaaaaatcagtgcaaaaaaaaaaaaaaaaaatctcaaagatGCCATTAGTATGCCAACAGTGAAGAAGTGTAAGTATATTGTAACTGTTAGAGCTTTAACACTTTGGGTTTGGGCTTAGCAGCGTACCTCTGTTTTGGGGGTTTGGAGACTTCCTCCAGGCGTCGGCAGGCCTCCTCCAGCTGGGCGAGGGTGTTGGGTGGGGGCAGAGGGGGCATGGCCGGGTCTTGGATGAACGGGTGGCCTGGGTGATGCCCACGTAGGTTACTGCCAACGCCGCCGCCTCCCCACGTTGGCGTTCGACTGGAGAGGGTCTTGGAGGACTCCAGGGTGTGAGACTTCTTTGGCCCTTGAGTGCTGTGGCGGAAAGTTGTAGAAAGTCAGTCATCGACTCGtagacacagaaatacataagCACAGGTCCATTACcttccaaacccccccccaaaaaagattTATACATTACGTGTTTAGTGTGTAAGTTCATCGTTAAGAATTTACGATTACGATCACTGTAGCTGAGAAAGGTGTTTATTACAGGCTAGTTttggtgtgtggatgtttgcGTTTGTAAACTCACCTGTGTGGcttgtgtctgttctgtctctcactctccaaaATCCACTGCCACACGTTCTGAGAGCGGTCAGTGCCGTCAGTGGGCAACTGCGGGGAGGTGTCAGTGTCTCCATTCATTTGGCACATGCTAACACCATCGCTCGCTTTACTGGGTCGCTTGGACAACACACCCGAATGCCTGtcataaacaaatttaaacagagacattaaGACATTTCGTTCTTCAACTACTGCTAAAAGCAGCCGCAAAGCAGCTGCTAACGGTatggaaaagggttttttttgtttatactAAATAGGCTTTTGCGTGAAGGCAACGTGAAAACATGCAAAGTATACGTGCTATACCTACATAAACCGATGTGAGGTTACATTATCAAGTGATCACTGCCAAGACTCTCATAAGAGTTTAAGGATcataaccatggcaacagttcAATGAAAACCTTCTTACTTCCACTTCTGGAGCGCAAACACACTTGACTAAAATAGACGTCTACTGTTCCAGGATCCTCTGGCAAACAGTCATTAAGTCTGACTCACCCTGGAGTGAACTCAGCTGGGCTGTGACAGCGATGGAAGGAGTAGTCGGCTCCTCCAGGAGCCAGACACTGTGAGACGCGATGTGCCGCTTCCGCCTCGATCTGCTCCTTGCTCTTGGGCGAGCCGGCGTGGTGATGGTGGATGTAGTggtggtgtatgtgtttggtggCGGGGCGGACCAGGGCCGGAGGCGTCTTGCCCGTGGTGGGGCAGGGGTTGCCCGGGAAGAGGTTACTGGGTGGTCCCTGGTGATGGTCCGGGGATCGGGAACGGGGAGAGTAGCGGGGCACGCCGGGCGACTGGCAGCCGGGGGTCTTGAGGACACGAGAGAGGTGCTCATCCAGGATGGCCTGGGGGTCTTCCTCACACGGCCCAGAGGAAAGAAGGcccagagagggaggggggtggaggtggcCACTGCCAGGAATGTCACCATCATCCCGCTCTtcctcctacacaaacacacacacacagacacacacacacagagcagaaggTTTAAAGTTACATGCTCAAACATCCTTAACTGGGCTACACAGTACATTCCTCGTAAAATCATTCCAAGTTAAAATTTTTCACAACTGATTTTCCGCTGTCTACAACTTGAGAATGGCAAGAACTAGCTAtttcaaaaaaaaccccaaactgtCATATCACTGAAGTTGGAAGCTTCtttgaggttaaaaaaaaaaggttcccaAAAGTTCCACAATATTGCCAACTCTAGCTCCTTAGGTTTATACATCATTCAGCACTACTGCCTTTTCGTGAGACACCGTTTAAAAAAAGCCCTCTTGGTTTACCTCATCAATATTTCTGGCCTATTTTAAAGGCCTCAAAGACACTCAGCTATGTATAGTGCAGGCACATGGCGATGCCTTATGAAAGACTAAACTGAAGTCCATTAAAGAAGACCTTAATGAAGTGTCCAAAGGCCAAAGGTCAACCTAGGGCTCAAAAGGTCAGGGAGGGGCAGCTTTGGGGACTCAATGAAAACAGCTGCCTTTTGTCACTATTTCAGTAGTTCCTCCTCTTCTGCTTCATGCTGAATCCGCTGCGTTAGAAGAGCTGAGGACCGCTCCTGATCCTGGACCTTATGAGTGCTAACAGGGTGTGTCTTACCTCCTGAATCTGCTGCAGTCGCTCCTCCAGAGAACTCAGcgtctcctgctctctcttcagcttCTCCAGTCGGGAAATAAGCTGAGCTGCAAAGGCAGATGGCTCCACAGGGGTCATCTCCCTTGGCAACCGGTGTGTCCTCTGGAAAGTCAAGGTGAGACAGATAATTGAATACTCAaacatgagagagtgtgtctgtgcgcgcgcgtgtaagtttgtgtttgggttgtACTATCGCTCTCCTATGTCCTTGTACTCGTGTTGACTCCTCAGTCACCCTTGACATCCCTATTCTCAACCCCTCCTCCACCCAGTGCCAACCGTGCCCGTGGCAGTGCCAGGCGTTGGCGGGAGCTGATCCTGCTCCAAGGAGCCCCCTGCCTGCTTGCTCCACAGCAGCACGGCACCATCGGCACTAACACTCAGAAGTCAGCCAGCTTCAAAGGGCCCTtgtcaaacatcaaacacacactaggGGTGGGAGGGACAGGGGCTTTTAAATCTCTGAGAAAAAGCCAgataaagagggaaaaaaaggaaaaaagggggggaacaaaattaaaagaagatgaaggagagaaaaaaaaaggaggaagaggattGGGAGATGTGCATTCACGAAGAGGAAGATGGGGGAAGGAGGTGGTCGGGGGGGGTATATATTGGAGTCAAATACTGCTGAGATCAGAAAGGAAAGTACAATTTATTTTCTGCCTGTATGCAAGCGAGCTGCCTCGAAAGAGTTAGTAGTCACAAGATCCCTTCAACTATATGTGgcaaaccaccccccccactTCGCTTTCCATTTCATGCACTCGTTTTTCTTGATattggcatgttttttttttctttagattcTTGAAGTCTCTTTGTGGAGACGGAtgaagggaagaagaaaaagttacGGCGGCTGGGCGAGTTGTCTCGCTAACGCCACACAGAGCTCCTGCTGCCTGGAGCCTGGTGCATCCTGGGAGAAGGAGTCATCTCCAAAAATCACAGgggagacattaaaaaaaaaaagagttcaagTGGGAGAGGAAGAACGAGAGAGGAAAACGAGAGTcgggagaggagaaaaagacgCTCTTCCCTTCTGCGgcgtcttttttccccccttctctatGAAAGTATACGCACTTGGGCGCTCGCGCATTATATCGCTTGTTTTTCGCCCAAAACCCCAACCTCTTCTCGACTTCAGTCCCCGCCCCCCCAACACGACTCAGGGAGCTGGTTCTCGTAGCCACGCcaaccccccctctcccttcctcaaTTCAAGCTCCCACAAGCTACTGAGAGCCACTCAATGGGGGAGatcaagagaaagagggagagatggggtaggatggaggggggggggggggggagggggtactGTGACAAAAATGGaagagggggcggggggtggtgGGTATGCTCAGCAGGAGGTTGTCACTAAAGGAGCCACACAAGCTGATTCCATTCATCTTCAGATCAAAGGCACGTCTTTGGGGAGTTAGCTAGCTGATTTGGGGAGCATCAGTTCAGGATCCCCTTTTAAAGATCTTGACCACTTGACCTCTGCATTATAACAATCATCCCTGTCCCCTCTTATTCCTACTCCTTCGCTGCATcataaagctatttttttttcttctttaaaataAAGCTGAGAGAAATATTGAACCTCAATATGCACCTAAAATGCTTGTTTATGCAGAAAATATAACAGCAACAGCCTCTTGTTTGGAGATCCTACAGAGCTGGGTGGCACATAGAccgagggtgtgtgtgtgtgtgtgtgtggtgttgtgatgaaaagtaaggggggggggctatatgctaattctgtctttcatttactGACTTTTATATGAAAATGAGTGGAGCGGAAGAATACGGTAGTCTGTCAAAACAAGcacgctttaaaaaaaacaaaaaaaaaaaacatgccagaaTCCCACAGGAAGGGGGACACAGTCAGATGTTGAAATGACACATCTTTAAGCAcaatgagagaaggagggagggggggggggagaaagaatgaaagaaaaaagaaaaacgaagaAGGGATGTTCCTTACAGGGAAGTGGGGTAGTGAGACTTGTCCGTTGATCTTGACACTTCGGTGCATCTCCCACTGTAGTAGTTTCTTTGAGCCCAGCTTGTATGGCGGGATCCCGTCTCTGtcgtgacacacacacaaaaaaaaacaacaacaaacctttaaacaacaacaaaaaaaaaagaaagaaaaaaaaattcctaacATATTCTGTCAAAGCTGCATATATGATCTAGACTGACTTTGCTCGTTGTCACATGATAAACATCACAACTATCCGAAACCCTCGAATTCTCGGTTTTTGATGGTTTCTTCAAAACTGGTATCTCCTCTGAGGATACACAAGCCTACCATTCCTTTTAAGATGTTTCTggaactcccccccccccccccccccccccaagggaaaggaaaaaaaaacattttcagatgaCCCACATTAAGTGCATTAGCAAGGCGAGACACCTCTGTTAACAGCTCTGGATGGGACCACTCAAGTGactaaaacaacaccaccatcaACCCAAAACCCCCCTGGCCAGCACTTTACAGACGTATCAAAGAGCAGCACAAACTAACACgaagagttaaaaacaaacagagtctGGCCATAAATGAGATATGGAAAATTCTCAAACACGCTGATAAAAGAGCTGACTGCAAATGTCTTCTTGTTCTTCAGAAGAACTCCACCGCTATAACTAAAgccaggggaaaaaaggataCATTTCATCTGTACATCTACCTTGTCAGTCTTGTTTGTGAGGGCAAAACAAGtccaaaaaaagtgaaatattacGTGGAGTTCGCTTCTGATAGCAGGACATTGCAGGAGACGTGAATAGCTAGAAGTGCTAAAACCGTCTTAGCAAGAATCTTGCTCAATTTGTGTACATAAAATCTATTGGTTTCCTTTTCCGGAATTGTCTTCTTCTAATTGTTTTCATTGTCAACTCAACCTATGCATAACCAGTTAGCAGCCATTTAAGCCAGGCCAATTATCTTGGCCTTTTTAAAACTCCAAAGTGTCTGACCTAGCCcaaaggcgtttttttttttttttgcgggctCTTTGAAATCTCACACTCATGCGCATATGCATCCACTGCCATCTTCATTTGGCAACAGCTCTGCAGAGAGTCTCTGATCTCTACAACATCAAAAGGCTGGTTTGTAAGATAAGGTAATGTTTGAAGTTGGCGCAGTAGCATTCCCTAGCGTCCGAGTAAATCCATAAATAAGatataagcaaaaaagaaaagaaaaaaaaaaaaaaccaccccccccttcctttATCTCGAAATGAGATTCAAATTTGAACTGTGCCTTTTAACTGTTATAAAAAGATATACTAATCAAATTGTTCCCCCAACGAAGAGGAAGAATACCTTTATTTCAGATGGAAAAAATGGGGGAGGCAGGGGATATTAGAGGAGGCCGATGAAGTCAAGCTCTCTATGCAAAGCTTGGCAGGATTCCTCAGTTTATGTGATTTTATCACTGGTGTTTGGTTATTTGCATAAACAGGGGCTGCTTTCCTCTGTGAGAAGAAACCTCTTTTTCAGAGGCGGTAACTAGACTAGGACTAATCTAAAATACAGACCATTTTGGGCTTTTCTCTGGCCATTTTTTGTACATGTAGAAAGATAATCAAGTCTTTTAGTTTCATAATGTCCAAACttgatccattttttttttgggccagAAAGACGACAACCCAAGTGACAAATAGGAGTGACATTCAGAAGTAATCGGTGGTATGTTTTGGGGGGaattagtgtctctctctttacccttaAGGGTTGCTTGAGGTACAGACAGAACTAGAAAATAAACAACTCAGTGACTACACTGCTAATGAATACAGACCAcagagaaagttccagaaaaaaaaaatcaggtacCCATCTCTTCTTTGGCTTCTTTTACTCTACTTTttaggtgagaaaaaaaaaagaacaaaaccgATACACAAATCAAGCTTGAGATCTAGACCCCTTCAAccaaaaagttcattttcagtcaacCCTCCTAAACACTAGTGGATCTACCATGGTGGCAAGgactagggggaaaaaaacagcccagACTCTTTCATATGCTCTTGCTTTACGGGGATCTCCTATTCACTTGTGCAACTAATTTTCAAAGCAGCCAGCCTCCCTCTTATCCCCCTAAGCTCCCCTAGCCTAACAATGGGCTGAAAGCGATTCAGTTAAGCCTTTCATCCTCCGTGCACTTTATTTCTCACTCCCTGCACTCCAGTTCCCCGCTACCACGCTAAGTTtccggccaaaaaaaaaaaagaagaagaagaagaagaaggaggaggagggaagcGAAGGGGTACGTGATGAGGGGTGGGACCCTAAATCTGGGCAGGAAGAAGAATTCCAGGTGACCCGTCCAAATGTCCAGAATTGAGTATGTACCCCCCACCCTCACTTCACCCTACCCCAACAACACCACCTCCACTGTTGCTCCACTCCCAGAGAAAGCCAGCCTGACACCTGATCCCATCACGCTACGGCTGCTAGAAGGGAATCATACCACCACGCAACTAAGCCTCTCTTTCAAGCCCcgccaacaccccccccctccccccctacGAGCTCTGTTTTAAGACGGAacagctaatttttttttttgtctttttcttttttcttttgaaatggtGAGATAATAAAGAATAGACCGCTGAGttctgtctggaaaaaaaaaaaaaagaggaggtattttatttcttctcaaAAGAAAGTGGTGACATTCCATGTGAAAAGACGTTTTTACTTGAAACGCGGCAGAGAAGGGTTTCTGAGGACTTTGGGTGCCGTGGGTTGCGTTTCAGGCGAGCTTAACCATATTAAAACGTTAACTCATTCTGTTGATATGTATAAGAACATACTGTAGCTCAATGAACACAACGGTGCCAAGAGGAGAATTTATGTACCCCTTTGACCCACCTGATGCGCAGAGTTGACAGTGATGTGCCAGTAAATCCACGcgagacagaaggaaaaaaagaagattgaaTTAAAGGCAGGAGATACTTACACGCTGCTGTCAGTCATCGACATGGAGTCGTCGGTCGTCGCATCGCTGGAGATCTCGCTGTCGTTGGCACTGCTGGCAGGGGCAAAGACGTGGCCTGAATTAACAAAGTATGGGCTCGCGGGGTCCCCTCGTCTCTGAGACCTAAAAATCAGATCAGAAAACTCTGCGACATCTTCTACTGGCCGATTcggtgtggagagagaaaaaacactctAATCAACTCTGTTATAAATATTAAAGTATTTTAGTTGGGCTCGGTTTCGACAGTCAGAAAAACGCTCCGTGAAATATCGTTATATCTTGTCCAAACTTAAATGATTATTGTCTGTTCATCATTCACTGTTCATCATTCAGTCACttccagaccccccccccccccagtgtaTTAAGACAACACTGTGGATTATGTTTGAGTTTTTAGCATTGTTTTTCCATTGCCCTAAAGGGCAAGTGAAGTTGAAAGTGAGGTAACTTGGTGCAGCCTCACTATCAATGGACAACTGGCACATCCCCATGTTCTCCTATCTTTACACCTCTTTTGTTTGGGAAAACTTcccgcactttttttttttcagtcccaggcttcacttttttttccttctttctctccctcattccaACCTCCCACCCCTCCCTGGcagccacctcctcctcctccttctaaAGTCTCTTTCTACTCTCTCCTGCTGTGCTGCATTCCTGTTTCACTGGCAAAGAAGCTGctagggagggggagaaaactTGAGCTTAAAAGCTGGAGCAGGGAAGAAacggggagaaagagagagagaagaggggaaagagaaaaagaaaggaggaaaggaagaaaggaggaggaggaggggggggggggggcactgagcTTTATGAGAATGCCTACTACCCAGAgttctgtgaggagagagacgCAGCATGACTAAAGCCTAAGGCCCCAGCACAAACCTGACCTTTGGAGGGTCTTGGACAGAGTCAGGTATTTAGCACAGCTGGGCTCACATTCTCTCCCCctttgcttttcctttctttcatgctctcctcccccttcctgtcttcccttcccctctctctctctttctccttttctctcgcTCACTAACGCATGCTTAGTCTCTGTCAGAGggattctttcaaaaaaaaaaaaagaaaaaaagtagagaTAAAAGAGACAAGGACGGCAGtagaaagaggagggaaaaaaagccctaaAATCATAAGCAAAGGGAACAGTAGTTGAAGAGCTGCTCTGGTAGGAGACTAAAGTGGGGAGTTTCTAAGTGGGGGAGTTGGGtgaggggctggggggggggggggggttgtctgaGCAGTGGTGAAATTAGTTCCACATGTTTCAGATAGAAGTTCAGTGACATAGGGAGTTTGGTGCAAGCCATGGAGAAAGGGAGGTgggcctctctctccttctctctctttagtgaaaatgaagaatgtGGGGATAACACCAGGAAGTGGTAGAGATGCCCTTCTAACAACAACATCTAAAGTCTAACAGTAAAACATTAGGACACTCTGTCTCCTTGGTGTGTTCGCActaagacacacagaaacacttaaagacacacacacacacacacgcacacagctgAATGATCTGAACTAAGGTGCTGGCTTTGGATCGGATCTGTTATTTTGCCTCCATCCTCTATGTGTTCTCTATTAGACTGAAAAAGGGTGTTCTAACATTATATTCACTACAGAGGGAAAGACGGGTTTCCATTAGAGTAACCAATTTCAGTATGTAATcttagaacaaaacaaagaatggGAAACTTTTACCATTCCACTATAATTGTACCCAGATGCCTCTTGTTTTATTGTGCAGATGTACTAAGAGCAGTTTGGTCAATTCTCTAAAAACTCCTCTTTGATGCAAAATCATGCATAAAATCCACACTTTCACAATGTTTCCACTGTCAAGGGGTTGCAGCTGTTGGATGATATTTGGTAAGAGATCTGAAAGGAGTGAGCCCCAAGGCTTCCCAGAAACATCTTATCTTTCATCTTTGaccaaacaacaaaatcaaTCCTTGGCAGCTCCAGTAACTACGCGAGTATGTGACTGGTGACCAAACTGGCTCAAACAGCTATGCTTTACAAAAACTGAAGAGTACCAGAGCATGACGCTGCAATGCTGACAGAGTGTTAGAAAAACCCGTCAAGTGACTGAATCCGGCTGCTATCTGAGAGCGTATCAAGGCAAAGTTAGGTAGAGTGAGAAAACTGACGGCTATTTTCAAGACTGCGTTACAGGAGCGACTATTGTCATAGATGTTTTCCCATGCTAACAACCTGCAAGGTGGATAACTTCcgaacagaaataaatgacgTATAATCACTGAAAATTAATGTTCTATCAAATTCCTCATCATAAATACGTTTATATTTCACCATAAGATCGCATG from Chanos chanos chromosome 8, fChaCha1.1, whole genome shotgun sequence includes the following:
- the LOC115818851 gene encoding axin-2-like, which translates into the protein MSRALSEPIGSSFREDAPRPPVPGEEGEASCHSSSKYLKMRPLNKAKTAAVALPGSTPRRNEDGLGEPEGSASPDSPLARWTKSLHFLLGDQDGAHLFRTFLEREKCVDTLDFWFACNGFRQMDLKDSKTQRVAKAIYKRYIENNSIVAKQLKPATKTYIRDSIKKQQIDSAMFDQAQTEIQSTMEENAYQMFLTSDIYLEYVRTGCENAAYVNHSGLGSLKLMCGYLPPLIEDKEWSCNDLKAKALATVVGLSSKTLRATVSMRTTDMLELGYRSQRRGDPASPYFVNSGHVFAPASSANDSEISSDATTDDSMSMTDSSVDGIPPYKLGSKKLLQWEMHRSVKINGQVSLPHFPRTHRLPREMTPVEPSAFAAQLISRLEKLKREQETLSSLEERLQQIQEEEERDDGDIPGSGHLHPPPSLGLLSSGPCEEDPQAILDEHLSRVLKTPGCQSPGVPRYSPRSRSPDHHQGPPSNLFPGNPCPTTGKTPPALVRPATKHIHHHYIHHHHAGSPKSKEQIEAEAAHRVSQCLAPGGADYSFHRCHSPAEFTPGHSGVLSKRPSKASDGVSMCQMNGDTDTSPQLPTDGTDRSQNVWQWILESERQNRHKPHSTQGPKKSHTLESSKTLSSRTPTWGGGGVGSNLRGHHPGHPFIQDPAMPPLPPPNTLAQLEEACRRLEEVSKPPKQRHSTSSLQRDRGHPLPFTNGSTPLSSPGLQTDEWKEVKKQNGPHCGGSSGSDLVVTYFFCGEEIPYRRLMKAHSLTLGHFKEQLRKKGNYRYYFKKASDEFECGAVFEEVWEDCTVLPMYEGKVLGKVERMD